From Geotalea uraniireducens Rf4:
GCTGCCGAGGAGAGAATCCCTCTCTATGCTTTTCTCACAGGCATTGCCGGCTGGCTGCGCAGCAGATTGACAAAGAGGGGCGAACGGTGAAAATATTCAGCCGCTACATCGCCACAGCCTATGCAAAGATGCTTGGCCTCTGCCTGGGAGCTTTTATTGCCATCTACCTGGTTGTCGATTTCCTGGAAAAAATCGGCCGTTTTGCCCGCGCCAATGCTGAATGGAAGTTTATTGCCTTGTTCTTTCTGACTCGAGTCCCTGAAATCATCTGTCAGACTGCGTCAATGGCCGTCCTGATGGCCACACTCCTGACCCTCGGCATGCTCTCACTGAACAGCGAACTCACCGCCATGCGCGGCTGCGGGCTCAGCCTTGCTCGCATCACTGCACCGATCTTCGCCATCGCCTTTGCCGTCAGTCTCTCCACTCTATTCGTAAGTGAATTTGTCATGCCCAGATGTAATACCCAGGGGCAATACATTCGAGAAGTATTGATAGACAAAAAGAGTCCAAGCACATTTTTCCGTCAGCAAAATATCTGGCACAAGGATGAGAATTATATCCTCAAAGCCAGACTTTTCGACCCGGCAACCGGCAACCTGAAGGGGATAACACTCTGGAAGACGGGGACGGAGATGGAGCCGCAACAGCGTATCGAAGCCACTCAGGGAGAACTTCGCGGCAACGACTGGCTTTTCAGGGATGTGGTCATCCGGGAAATGGCGGGGGGAAACATAATAAGTACCAAGTCATTTCCAGCGCTGCTGGTTAAACTGAATCTGAAGGCAGCAGACCTGAAAGTAGTCGGAAAGTTCTCCGACAATATGGGAATACGCGAACTGATCAGTTATTGCGACAAGCTCAGGAAAGGGGGATACGATCCAACCAGGTTTCTGGCCCAGATGCACTCCAGGATCTCGCTTTCCTTTGCGCCGGTGATCATGGCTTTCATCGGAATACCCTTTGCCATGCGCGGCGGCCGTTCAAGCGGCATCGCACTCGGCATCGGCACAAGTCTCGGTATCGGCTTTGCCTATTTCATCATCAATTC
This genomic window contains:
- the lptG gene encoding LPS export ABC transporter permease LptG, whose product is MKIFSRYIATAYAKMLGLCLGAFIAIYLVVDFLEKIGRFARANAEWKFIALFFLTRVPEIICQTASMAVLMATLLTLGMLSLNSELTAMRGCGLSLARITAPIFAIAFAVSLSTLFVSEFVMPRCNTQGQYIREVLIDKKSPSTFFRQQNIWHKDENYILKARLFDPATGNLKGITLWKTGTEMEPQQRIEATQGELRGNDWLFRDVVIREMAGGNIISTKSFPALLVKLNLKAADLKVVGKFSDNMGIRELISYCDKLRKGGYDPTRFLAQMHSRISLSFAPVIMAFIGIPFAMRGGRSSGIALGIGTSLGIGFAYFIINSVILSFGQAGVLPPLVSAWATNLIFIMIGIWFGMKVEI